The genomic interval AGAAAGAATCTCTTCTTCCTCTGTAAAGAATTCTTTTAATAATTCTTCTGAATCTAATCTTTTCAAAAAAGCGCGTAAAGTCCTCTTGTGTTTACGAGCCAAAGTTTTAATACAAGAAAGCCGAATTATATATTTTATTCGATACAAACTTTTTTTTGAGGATCCATTATAATAATGAGAAAGATTTCTGCATATCCGCAAATACCGGTCAATTATATCAAAATCAGATGAATCGGCCCAAACGGGCTTACTAATGGGATGTCCTAATATATTACAAAATTTCGCTTTAGCTAAAGATCTAATTAAGGGAATAATTGGGACTATTGTATCAAGTTTTTTCATAACAATTTCTATTAGAAATGAATTTTCTAGCATTTGACTCCGTACCACTGAAAAGTTTAGCCGTACATTTGAAAGATAGCCCCCCCAAAAAAAATGAAATGAATTCTCAAATAATTCCTTTATATGGATCATTCGGGGTTGAGACCAAATATCAAAATAACATTGCCAGAAATAAATGAGATAGTATCTCCATTTATTCATCAAAAAAGGCGCATTCTTTGAAGCCAGAATGGATTTTCCTTGATATCTAACATAATGAATCAAAGGATCCTTGAAGAATGATAAGGTAGACGAAAAATTATTCGAAAAGACTTCTACAAGATGCTCTATTTTTGTATAGAAATAGATTCGCTCAAAAAGAACGCTAAAAGAGTTTAATCGTAAAAAAGAGGATTTTTTACGTAAAAAAAGGAAGATGGATTCGTGTTCACATACATAAAAATTATATAGAAACAAGAAAAATCTTGGATTACTTTTTGAAAAAGTAAAAATAAGTTTTTTTTGAGTAATAAGACTATTCCAATTACAATACTCATAAAGAAACAATCTTAATAAATGAAAAAGGGGTGGATCTTTCACCCAGTATCGAAGAGTTTGAACTAAGATTTCCAGATGGATAGGATAGGGTATTCGTACATCGGAAAAAAATTTTAAATATGTAAATTTATCCTCGAAAAAGGAAAAAATGGAATGAATTGATTGCAAATTATTAAAAGATTTTATGATTTCCGCCTCCTCTAAAGAAGAACTTAATTGTCGGGAAAATGGAATTTCCATGACAATGGCAAAACCCTCTGATATTATTTGAGAATACAAATTCTTGTTAGACCCCCAAAATTGATTTTTACTTGAATCGTTATCAAAAAGAATCAAATGATTCTGTTGATATATTCGAGTAATTAACCGTTTTACAATTAGTAAGCTAGATTTCTTATCATAATCCACATTTTCCGACAAAATATATCGATTTCTATTAAAATCATGACCAGAGGCGAGTCCATAAATATACTCCCGAAAAATAAGTGGGTATAGGAAGTTCTGTTGACGAGATCTATCTAGTTCTAAATATCTTTGATATTCTTTCATTTTTCAAATTCCATTTTGTCAAAGGGATCAAAGATTTATTGGATTGGAAATCCAATACATAGTGCGATACAGTCAAAACGGGGTATTTCTAGATATTCGAATTAAAACGAATTATGAATAGATACCAAAAAATGATGAACGGATTCTCTCCACTTGCTTTTTCCACCTAATTGTTCTAGGATAACAAGCTAGTTAGAAATCCTTTATTTTATCAGCCTAATCGCTCTTTTGATTTTGGAAAAAAGAATATCTTTATCAATATACTCTTTCTTCTACACATTGATCGCCACCCCGTAATGGAGAATAGCTAATAATTAGGACTCATAACAAAAATAAATAATCCATTCATGGGAAAAGCTTTTCCCGCATCAAGCACTAATATATTTTTAACGTCCAATTAGATGGGGTAATCATTCGATTAAAAAGAATGAAAGCTCGTTGCTTTTTGTTTCTCTATAATTGGAGTTGCCAAGTTCTATCCCTTTATTACTTAAACCCAACTTATTTTGTTCACGAATTCAAACAAAAAAATGGTCCGATCCAATAAGAATGAGATCCTTTTAGAATTCGCTATTGATACGACATGCGGCTTTTTCCATTCATTCCTTTCTGGATCAGTCGTGGTCTTACAAACCCTACCGAGGTTATGGACGAAACAATTGCTTCATAAAAATGTGTAAAAAATGGAGTCGCACTTAAAAGCCGAGTACTCTACCATTGAGTTAGCAACCCCCTCCCCCCTTCAAAAAAAAAATAGGAAAAATAGGATGCGTAAATAAAAAAAAAGATGGACCAACCTTTTCTTTGTCAAGAGTGGTATCCTTTATTCAAATTAAATTAATTCTTTTTTTATTTATTTACCCTTGAATAAAAATAAAAAAGGAACTTCATGTTTGTATCACAGAAAGTTTAACGAACTCACTATTTGCTAAAAATTGCCTCTGTAACGTGAAGAAATCGATCGATTTCTTCACGATCGGATTATATTTGTTTTCAATACTGTTGTCAATATTAGTGTTGAAAACATAGAATCGCGAAAAACAAATGAATTCAAATTCGAAAAAAAAAATGAAATATTAATATAAATCGAATTTGATTATATTTTTAGTAATTTGTTTTTATTATTATTATATAAATAAATATATTCTAGTTGATATTTGTCAATATTCTTTCTAATTTTTTAGAAAAATTATTAAATTATTAATTCAATTTTTTCTATTTCTCTTTATTGAAATACTCCAATTTAACTATTCCATATCCATTTATTTATATACTCTACATTTCTAGACTCTAATATATATCTAATAGATAAGATATATCTAATCGATTAGAATATAGAACTTTATGGATATAATAAAAAAGAAAAATAAGATATATTATGTTTATGCAATAAATTAAGTATCTTTGTCTTCGGCTCAATCCTTTTTTGAAGATTGAGCCGAGTTTAATTGAAATTATCTAGAACGAACAGTAACCACCGGATTACAAAGTATCCATTGCTGGGAATTCAAATTTGATCGCCTTCCATACTTCACAAGCAGCAGCTAATTCAGGACTCCATTTGCTCGCCTCACGGATGATTTCATTACCCTCACGAGCAAGATCACGACCCTCATTCCGAGCCTGTACACATGCTTCGAGAGCTACTCGATTAGCTACGGCACCTGGTGCATTTCCCCAAGGATGCCCTAAGGTTCCACCACCGAATTGGAGTACGGAATCATCTCCAAAGATCTCGGTCAGAGCAGGCATATGCCAAACGTGAATACCCCCTGAAGCAACGGGAAGAACACCTGGTAGAGAAACCCAATCCTGAGTGAAATAAATCCCACGGCTTCGATCTTTTTCAATAAAATCATCACGTAATAAATCAACAAAACCTAAAGTAATATCTCTTTCCCCTTCAAGTTTACCTACTACGGTACCGGCGTGAATATGATCTCCACCAGACAAACGTAACGCTTTAGCTAGTACACGAAAGTGCATACCATGATTCTTCTGTCTATCGATAACTGCGTGCATTGCACGATGGATATGAAGAAGTAGTCCATTATCCCGGCAATAATGAGCCAAACTAGTATTTGCAGTGAATCCCCCTGTTAAGTAATCGTGCATTACGATAGGAGCGCCCAATTCTCTAGCAAATACAGCTCTTTTTATCATTTCTTCGCATGTACCTGCAGTAGCGTTCAAGTAATGCCCTTTGATTTCACCAGTTTCGGCCTGGGATTTAAAAATTGCTTCGGCACAAAATAAGAAACGGTCTCTCCAACGCATAAATGGTTGAGAATTCACATTTTCATCATCTTTGGTAAAATCAAGTCCACCGCGAAGACATTCATAAACTGCTCTACCGTAATTCTTCGCGGATAACCCCAATTTTGGTTTAATAGTACATCCCAATAGGGGGCGACCATACTTGTTTAATTTATCTCTTTCAACTTGGATGCCATGAGGCGGACCTTGGAAAGTTTTAATATAAGAGATAGGGATTCGCAAATCTTCCAGACGTAGGGCGCGAAGGGCCTTGAACCCAAATACATTACCTACAATGGAAGTAAACATGTTAGTAACAGAACCTTCCTCAAAAAGGTCTAAAGGATAAGCTACATAGGCAATATATTGATTTTCTTCGCCAGCAACCGGCTCGATGTTGTAGCATCGTCCTTTGTAACGATCAAGACTGGTAAGCCCATCGGTCCAAACAGTTGTCCATGTACCAGTAGAAGATTCGGCAGCTACCGCGGCACCCGCTTCTTCCGGAGGAACTCCAGGTTGAGGAGTTACTCGGAATGCTGCCAAGATATCAGTATCTTTCGTTTCATACTCAGGAGTATAATAAGTCAATTTATAATCTTTAACACCAGCTTTGAACCCAACACTTGCTTTAGTCTCTGTTTGTGGTGACATAAATCCCTCCCTACAACTCATGAATTAAGAATTATCGCAACAACCAGATCTACTCGACACTACTATACTTAGTAGTTAACGAAACCTTTCACTTCACAAGAATCTTTCAAAAAATGATCAACTAATATTATCAATCAATCCGAATAGTTTGTTATTAAACGATAGTATTTGATTTGCCAAATACATCATTATTGTATACTCTTTCATATGTATGGCGCAACCCAATCCTTGGTTTTTCGCAATCTCTTATCCTTTTTTTTTAATCAAAAAAAAAATATATCTAATCTAAATAAAAAAGTAATTCTTGACCTTGACAGTAATATATGTTAATCCTAGATGTCAAAATAGTAAAAAAAAAAATACTAGGTATAAATTGTATGCTCGCCCATGAAATATGAGCAATAGGTGCCGATGATATAGAAGAACCAAATCGTAAATAAAGTTCAGGTTCGAATCCCATAGAAAATATAGGCGGTATTGTCTATAATTATAGACAAATTCAAGACTTTCGAAAGATTTCATCCAACTAAAAAGAAAAGATTTCATACAAATTAATAATTTAATTCTATTAATTTTTTGAATCATTTGGTTGAAGTTGAAAAATTCAACCATTGCAATGGAGGCAGTACGTTAAACAATTGAATTGTTTGGATGGTACAAACTAGAGTACTAACTCCGATTTATTATTTTATTATTTCTATTTAATTAACTGATCAACTTACTTTGCTTTGTTATCAAGCATTTTTTTGAATTTGATTTCAAAAATCTTCTAATCTAACTAAAACTAAAAAAAGGATATATTAAAATATGAGAATAAATCCTACCACTTCTGGTCCTGAGATTTCTGTGCTTGAAAAAAAAAACCTGGGACGTATCGACCAAATAATAGGTCCGGTATTGGATGTAGCTTTCCCTCCAGGGAAGATGCCAAATATTTACAACGCTCTGGTAGTAAAGGGTCGAGACATTGTTGGTCAACAAATTAACGTGACTTGTGAAGTACAGCAATTATTAGGAAATAATCGAGTTAGAGCTGTAGCTATGAGCGCTACAGATGGTCTAATGAGAGGAATGGAAGTGATTGATACGGGAGCTCCCCTAAGTGTTCCAGTGGGCGGAGCAACTCTAGGACGAATTTTTAACGTACTTGGCGAACCTATTGATAATTTGGGTCCTGTAGATACTCGCACAACATCTCCTATTCATCGATCCGCGCCTGCCTTTATACAATTAGACACAAAATTATCCATTTTTGAAACCGGAATTAAAGTAGTAGATCTTTTAGCTCCTTATCGCCGTGGAGGAAAGATTGGACTCTTTGGCGGAGCTGGAGTGGGTAAAACAGTACTTATTATGGAATTGATCAATAACATTGCCAAAGCTCATGGCGGTGTATCCGTATTTGGCGGAGTGGGGGAGCGTACTCGTGAGGGAAATGATCTTTACATGGAAATGAAAGAATCCGGAGTAATTAATGAAAAAACTATTGGAGAATCAAAAGTTGCTCTAGTGTACGGTCAAATGAATGAACCGCCTGGAGCCCGTATGAGAGTTGGTTTAACTGCCCTAACTATGGCGGAATATTTCAGAGATGTTAATGAACAAGACGTGCTTCTATTTATCGACAATATCTTCCGATTCGTCCAAGCGGGATCCGAAGTGTCAGCCTTATTGGGTCGAATGCCTTCCGCTGTAGGTTATCAACCGACCCTTAGTACCGAAATGGGTTCTTTACAAGAAAGAATTACTTCTACCAAAGAAGGGTCTATAACTTCTATTCAAGCAGTTTATGTACCCGCAGACGATTTGACCGACCCTGCCCCTGCTACGACATTTGCACATTTGGATGCTACGACCGTACTATCAAGAGGATTGGCTGCCAAAGGTATCTATCCAGCTGTAGATCCTTTAGATTCAACGTCAACTATGCTCCAACCTCGGATTGTTGGTGAAGAACATTATGAAACTGCGCAAAGAGTTAAACAAACTTTACAGCGTTACAAAGAACTTCAGGACATTATAGCTATCCTTGGGTTGGACGAATTATCCGAAGAGGATCGCTTAACTGTAGCAAGAGCACGGAAAATTGAGCGTTTCTTATCACAGCCTTTTTTCGTAGCAGAAGTATTTACCGGTTCGCCAGGAAAATATGTAGGTCTAGCAGAAACAATTAGAGGGTTTAAATTGATTCTTTCTGGAGAATTAGACGGTCTTCCCGAGCAAGCCTTTTATTTGGTGGGTAATATCGATGAAGCAACTGCGAAGGCTACGAACTTAGAAATGGAGGGGAAATTGAAGAAATGACTTTAAATCTTTGTGTACTGACCCCCAATCGAATTGTTTGGGATTCAGAAGTGAAGGAAATTATTTTGTCCACTAATAGTGGACAAATTGGAGTATTACCAAATCATGCACCTATTGCTACAGCTGTAGATATAGGTATCTTGAGAATACGCCTTAATGACCAATGGGTAACAATGGCTCTGATGGGTGGTTTTGCTAGAATAGGCAATAATAAGATCACCATTTTAGTAAATGATGCCGAGAAGAGTAGTGACATTGATCCAGAAGAAGCTAAACAAACTCTTGAAATAGCAGAAGCTAACTTGAGTAAAGCTGAAGGCAAGAGACAACTAATCGAGGCAAATCTATCTCTCCGACGAGCTAGGACACGAGTAGAGGCTATCAATATGCTTTCGCAATAAGAAAATTGGTGTATACGAATAATTCTAAAAAGTGAAATAAAAAAATGAAATAGAAGAAAATATACAAAAAAAGGTATAGGTCGAACTTATTAGCTACCATAGTCAATGGTAGCTAATAAGTTCGACCTATACCTACTTACCTACTATTGGATTTGAACCAATGACTACCGCCGTATGAAAGCAATACTCTAACCACTGAGTTAAGTAGGTCATTTTTTACAAAAAATGGAAAGAAAAGGGAAGGGGGGTACCCGTCTATCAGGTCAATGGATTATAAAAGGAATATTAAATATACGCAATACCAAGGCAATATCAATAAAAAAGAATTTGATCACGGAATATTCATCTTGACAAGAATTTTTGGATATAATATGATCAAATATGTATCAAAAACGCAAGGGCTATAGCTCAGTTAGGTAGAGCACCTCGTTTACACGCGCGCCAATGTTTTTTTTTTTCAAAGGAGTCCATCATGTAATTAAAAGAGTTGATCTTTTTGAGAAATCGATGTCTTACTCCACTTTAGGGAACAAAACAAGAGAACAATAGTCTGACAAAGGGTTGAGACGTCCAGTAGAATCCATCATTGATTTGAGATATTGATAAGGTGAATACCCAGTCTATTCAATGCTATGCATAATGAGTAAAGGGACCTCAAAAAAATTCTCTTTTCGGCCTATCTTATGAACTTTAAGGTGTATAGGGTTTCATTTCTTGATACTTTCAATTTTTTTTAGTAGTTCGATAGAGAGTCCATTAAACTTAAGTTGATCTAGGCCATAAGCAGACCTACGTCAGGATAACCCCCTTTCTTTGAAACACTTTGGTAGTGCTCTTTGATTGTAATAAAAATCAAAAATCAGAGCACAGGGAATCATCTTCTTATTCTTTCTGTCAAGAAAAAAGATGGTAGACTAACTGATCGAAATATCAGTTAATGAAAAAGCCCAATGCAAAAAAGATGCATGTTGAGTTTTTTAAACAATTCAAATCATTTTTCTAATAAACAGTTTGATTTGTTTTACCGAGAAGGTCTACGGTTCGAGTCCGTATAGCCCTACCCTAAGATAATAATATATATATTTCTATTTCTTGTTAAATATACTCACAAATTGAGTATCTAATATATCGCATTTATTAGTATTCTAGATTTAGAATACTATACATAATAATATTATACCTTGGATTTTGAAATATAAAAGAATCTCTCATAGAATAGGTTATGTTAATATTAGATAGAATAATGAAAAATTTCAAAATTAGATAGAATTCTAAATAGATTAAATAATCGAATTCTAGAAATTCGATATTCCAATCGACTAATAACATATATTCCAATCGACTAATAACAACTACTAATTTGTTTCTGTTAGATTTTCCACATTCATAGGAGTACATTTATGTTTTTGCTTTACGACTATGATATTTTTTGGGCATTTCTAATAATATCCAGCCTTATTCCTATTTTGGCATTTCTAATTTCTGGAATTTTAGCCCCGATTAGCAAAGGGCCCGAAAAACTTTCTAGTTATGAATCGGGAATAGAACCAATGGGTGATGCTTGGTTACAATTTCGAATCCGTTATTATATGTTTGCTCTAGTTTTTGTTGTTTTTGATGTTGAGACGGTTTTTCTTTATCCCTGGGCAATAGGTTTTGATATATTGGGGATATCCGTATTTATAGAAGCTTTAATTTTCGTGCTTATCCTAATTGTTGGTTCAGTTTATGCATGGCGAAAAGGGGCATTAGAATGGTCTTAATTCTTGAATATTTAGATAATAAAAAAAAAACATTTAGACAGTTATGAATTCCATTGAGTTTCCCTTACTTGATCGAACAACCCAAAATTCAGTTATTTCAACTACATTAAATGATCTTTCAAATTGGTCAAGACTATCCAGTTTATGGCCGCTTCTCTATGGTACCAGTTGTTGCTTCATTGAATTTGCTTCATTAATAGGATCACGATTCGACTTTGATCGTTATGGACTGGTACCGCGATCTAGTCCTAGGCAGGCAGACCTTATTTTAACAGCGGGCACAGTAACTATGAAAATGGCTCCTTCTTTAGTTAGATTATATGAGCAAATGCCCGAACCAAAATATGTTATTGCTATGGGAGCCTGTACAATTACA from Arachis hypogaea chloroplast, complete genome carries:
- the atpB gene encoding ATP synthase CF1 beta subunit, which encodes MRINPTTSGPEISVLEKKNLGRIDQIIGPVLDVAFPPGKMPNIYNALVVKGRDIVGQQINVTCEVQQLLGNNRVRAVAMSATDGLMRGMEVIDTGAPLSVPVGGATLGRIFNVLGEPIDNLGPVDTRTTSPIHRSAPAFIQLDTKLSIFETGIKVVDLLAPYRRGGKIGLFGGAGVGKTVLIMELINNIAKAHGGVSVFGGVGERTREGNDLYMEMKESGVINEKTIGESKVALVYGQMNEPPGARMRVGLTALTMAEYFRDVNEQDVLLFIDNIFRFVQAGSEVSALLGRMPSAVGYQPTLSTEMGSLQERITSTKEGSITSIQAVYVPADDLTDPAPATTFAHLDATTVLSRGLAAKGIYPAVDPLDSTSTMLQPRIVGEEHYETAQRVKQTLQRYKELQDIIAILGLDELSEEDRLTVARARKIERFLSQPFFVAEVFTGSPGKYVGLAETIRGFKLILSGELDGLPEQAFYLVGNIDEATAKATNLEMEGKLKK
- the atpE gene encoding ATP synthase CF1 epsilon subunit; this translates as MTLNLCVLTPNRIVWDSEVKEIILSTNSGQIGVLPNHAPIATAVDIGILRIRLNDQWVTMALMGGFARIGNNKITILVNDAEKSSDIDPEEAKQTLEIAEANLSKAEGKRQLIEANLSLRRARTRVEAINMLSQ
- the matK gene encoding maturase K, with the protein product MKEYQRYLELDRSRQQNFLYPLIFREYIYGLASGHDFNRNRYILSENVDYDKKSSLLIVKRLITRIYQQNHLILFDNDSSKNQFWGSNKNLYSQIISEGFAIVMEIPFSRQLSSSLEEAEIIKSFNNLQSIHSIFSFFEDKFTYLKFFSDVRIPYPIHLEILVQTLRYWVKDPPLFHLLRLFLYEYCNWNSLITQKKLIFTFSKSNPRFFLFLYNFYVCEHESIFLFLRKKSSFLRLNSFSVLFERIYFYTKIEHLVEVFSNNFSSTLSFFKDPLIHYVRYQGKSILASKNAPFLMNKWRYYLIYFWQCYFDIWSQPRMIHIKELFENSFHFFWGGYLSNVRLNFSVVRSQMLENSFLIEIVMKKLDTIVPIIPLIRSLAKAKFCNILGHPISKPVWADSSDFDIIDRYLRICRNLSHYYNGSSKKSLYRIKYIIRLSCIKTLARKHKRTLRAFLKRLDSEELLKEFFTEEEEILSLIFPRSSSTLRRLYRSRIWYLDILFSNDPINVN
- the ndhC gene encoding NADH-plastoquinone oxidoreductase subunit 3, giving the protein MFLLYDYDIFWAFLIISSLIPILAFLISGILAPISKGPEKLSSYESGIEPMGDAWLQFRIRYYMFALVFVVFDVETVFLYPWAIGFDILGISVFIEALIFVLILIVGSVYAWRKGALEWS
- the rbcL gene encoding ribulose 1,5-bisphosphate carboxylase/oxygenase large subunit, encoding MSPQTETKASVGFKAGVKDYKLTYYTPEYETKDTDILAAFRVTPQPGVPPEEAGAAVAAESSTGTWTTVWTDGLTSLDRYKGRCYNIEPVAGEENQYIAYVAYPLDLFEEGSVTNMFTSIVGNVFGFKALRALRLEDLRIPISYIKTFQGPPHGIQVERDKLNKYGRPLLGCTIKPKLGLSAKNYGRAVYECLRGGLDFTKDDENVNSQPFMRWRDRFLFCAEAIFKSQAETGEIKGHYLNATAGTCEEMIKRAVFARELGAPIVMHDYLTGGFTANTSLAHYCRDNGLLLHIHRAMHAVIDRQKNHGMHFRVLAKALRLSGGDHIHAGTVVGKLEGERDITLGFVDLLRDDFIEKDRSRGIYFTQDWVSLPGVLPVASGGIHVWHMPALTEIFGDDSVLQFGGGTLGHPWGNAPGAVANRVALEACVQARNEGRDLAREGNEIIREASKWSPELAAACEVWKAIKFEFPAMDTL